TGGAGATTAAGGAGATAGGGAGATATTATTAAAAAAATTGAAATTAATAGAAATTTATGGAAATTTGTTGTTTTCCACAATCAATTTCTACCTATTTCTATAAATTTCAATCTATTTCTATTATCTTCTCCATATCACTCTTATCTCCTTATCCCCTTTCTTACACTTTTGATATATAGCCTGAACGGTTACAAAAAAAGATATTTTCCTCTCTGTTTTTCTCTGCGTCTCTGCGGTAAAGGATTACCTGAACGGTTACAATTATTTGTTGGAAAGACACTATTTCAGTCTGTCGTTATACCGCTTCTACTGATTCGACCTCAGGAACTTCTTTTTTTAAGATTTGTTCAATTCCCTGTTTCAGGCTCATTTGAGCCATAGGACAACAGCCACAGGCCCCGGTTAATTTCACCTTGACAACGCCGTTTTCTATCCCAACTAATTCTACATCTCCACCATCATTTTGAAGAGAACCACGGATACCTTCTAATACATTTTTTACTTTTTCTATCATTTTTTGCCTCCTTGATTTTGGTAAATGGTAAATGGTGAATGGTAATTAGTCACCAATTACTTGCTTTTAATTTCGTGAAGCTCTATTTATGAGCGTTTATATATAATATCAGATTTTGGTTAATCTGTCAAAGGAAATTTCGACCTGTCTGGTTAGAAATTATGTAACCGTTCAGGTGGTAATTTACCGCAGAGACGCAGAGGAACAGAGAAGACATAGAAATAAATCAGATAACAGAAAAGATATTGAGGTAATCTTTGTAATACATAGGACATCAAAACCAAATTTGTTAATCAATCATGATATGTTGGTCCTCAAAAACTTGCACTGATGAAAATTCGTGATGGAATTCTGCGTCTGGTGAATAGATTTTAATTTTTTCTCTGCGTCTCTGTGTCTCTGCGGTGAACGGTTACGCAAGGAAAAGGTAAAAAACATCCTTGAAGGAATAAAATCAGAATAATAGTGACTGAGCCTTTGGAGATAATTCCTGCGGAATTAGTTACGAAAAACTACTTGACTTTTTTTTAATCGTGTGTTACCATTTTACGAAGGGGATAGCCATGCGATGCACAAGATGTAATTTTGATAATGATGAAGACGATGGATATTGCATTATGTGTGGTAATAGATTAAAAAATACTTGCCCACGGTGTCATTGGGTCAACCGTGATGGGTCAAAATATTGTGGTAAGTGTGGATACGCTATCTCGCCAGCACGCAGAACTTCAAGGTATCAGGAACCAAGATGAACAAAAAGGTTATTTCAATAGATAAAACTATCGATACACCTTATTCGCCAGCAGTTGCTTTTGGGAATTTGCTATTTGTCTCAGGACAGATAGCAAGTGGTAAAAATAGTTTAGAAGAAGAGATTACAACGGCATTAAATAAATTAAAAAGTATCTTACAATCAGCCGGGTCGTCTTTAGAGTGCGTTTTGAAAACAACCGTATTTTTAAAGGATATGAAAAATTTTAATCTAATGAATGAGATTTATAAAACTTACTTTAAAGCAGAGCCTCCAGCACGAAGTTGTGTTGAAGTCAGCAGGCTCCCATTTGATGTAAATTTTGAAATAGAAGCGATAGCGTATATAGCACTTATTAATCGAAATTTGACATAGATATGGCTATGAAATTCCAAATCACAAATTCCAAATTCCAAATAAATTCAAATAACCAAAATTCAAAACATTACCCCCATAGTTTGTATTTAGGACTTGAAATTTGATGCTTATTTGAGATTTGGTGCTTGGGATTTGGGA
This portion of the bacterium genome encodes:
- a CDS encoding zinc-ribbon domain-containing protein, whose amino-acid sequence is MRCTRCNFDNDEDDGYCIMCGNRLKNTCPRCHWVNRDGSKYCGKCGYAISPARRTSRYQEPR
- a CDS encoding NifU family protein, with product MIEKVKNVLEGIRGSLQNDGGDVELVGIENGVVKVKLTGACGCCPMAQMSLKQGIEQILKKEVPEVESVEAV
- a CDS encoding RidA family protein — protein: MNKKVISIDKTIDTPYSPAVAFGNLLFVSGQIASGKNSLEEEITTALNKLKSILQSAGSSLECVLKTTVFLKDMKNFNLMNEIYKTYFKAEPPARSCVEVSRLPFDVNFEIEAIAYIALINRNLT